The Ruania alba genome window below encodes:
- a CDS encoding sulfatase family protein, producing the protein MSEDSGKGQKDARRPDVLLISTDQQRFDTLACLGNDSIHTPNLDRLARRGTVFHRGYSTCPVCVPARYTMRTGWEPTRTDIWDNLVPPGRHEEIRDEAGPYLAGAMKERGYRTFGIGKFHTYPWDADVGYTVQLHSEELYDTPAQRAGDAYAAWIASEHPEYDWVEGLMGERTEMYYMPQMSPLPADLTVEAWAADRAVEQIAMDDGRPFFGFVSFIGPHPPFAPPMPFHRMYDPDRMPLPVTGDLEVDHLDQQLPWMNAMTFAENVDDDRARALKARYYGEISYIDSCLGRILDAVDRLDDPENVLICFVSDHGDLLGDHTAWQKESFFEASTRIPFLLSWPSVIPADQESDDLVSLTDLFGICTGATGWPDLRQGHDVLGMLSGDVEPRRRLFGFHGRPRTKKFKAMIRQDQWKLIFLANGGHRLLFDVDADPHELRPVQDSHPQVVEELTEALVTELLAEGRKDALVMAAGQPTRLWTQPYETWERQRVYQFDRSRGVAGFPDFPSGVHHEHVPSR; encoded by the coding sequence ATGAGCGAAGACTCCGGAAAGGGGCAGAAGGACGCACGTCGCCCCGACGTCCTGCTCATCTCGACAGATCAGCAGCGCTTCGACACGTTGGCGTGCCTGGGGAACGACAGCATCCACACACCCAACTTGGATCGGCTCGCGAGGCGTGGCACCGTCTTCCACCGCGGATACTCGACGTGTCCGGTCTGCGTGCCTGCCCGGTACACCATGCGTACCGGCTGGGAACCCACCCGCACCGACATCTGGGACAACCTCGTGCCGCCAGGTCGGCACGAGGAGATCCGAGATGAGGCCGGCCCCTATCTCGCCGGTGCGATGAAGGAACGCGGATACCGGACGTTCGGTATCGGCAAGTTCCACACCTATCCATGGGACGCCGATGTCGGCTACACGGTCCAGCTCCACAGCGAGGAGCTGTACGACACGCCGGCGCAGCGGGCCGGAGACGCGTACGCGGCGTGGATCGCCTCGGAACATCCCGAGTACGACTGGGTCGAAGGCCTCATGGGCGAGCGAACCGAGATGTACTACATGCCCCAGATGAGCCCGCTGCCCGCAGACCTGACCGTCGAAGCATGGGCGGCCGACCGTGCAGTGGAACAGATCGCCATGGACGACGGTCGTCCATTCTTCGGCTTCGTCTCCTTCATCGGCCCGCATCCACCGTTCGCTCCGCCGATGCCGTTCCATCGCATGTACGACCCAGACCGGATGCCGCTCCCCGTCACCGGCGACCTGGAGGTCGATCATCTCGATCAGCAGCTCCCCTGGATGAACGCGATGACGTTCGCGGAGAACGTCGACGACGACCGGGCACGGGCACTGAAGGCCCGATACTACGGCGAGATCAGTTACATCGACAGCTGCCTCGGCCGGATCCTCGACGCGGTCGATCGGCTCGACGACCCGGAGAACGTGCTCATCTGCTTCGTCTCCGATCACGGCGACCTGCTCGGCGACCACACCGCGTGGCAGAAGGAGAGCTTCTTCGAGGCCTCGACCCGGATCCCGTTCCTGCTGAGCTGGCCGAGCGTTATTCCAGCCGACCAGGAGAGCGACGACCTCGTGTCCTTGACCGACCTGTTCGGTATCTGCACCGGCGCGACCGGATGGCCCGACCTGCGGCAGGGCCACGACGTCCTCGGGATGCTGTCCGGCGACGTCGAACCACGACGGCGTCTCTTCGGTTTCCACGGCCGGCCCCGCACGAAAAAGTTCAAGGCGATGATCCGCCAGGACCAGTGGAAGCTGATCTTCCTCGCGAACGGCGGGCATCGGCTGCTCTTCGACGTCGATGCCGATCCGCACGAGCTCCGTCCTGTCCAGGACAGCCACCCGCAGGTGGTCGAGGAGCTGACCGAGGCGCTCGTCACCGAGCTCCTCGCCGAGGGGCGCAAGGATGCCCTCGTCATGGCGGCAGGCCAACCCACACGGCTATGGACGCAGCCCTACGAGACGTGGGAACGACAGCGGGTCTACCAGTTCGACCGGTCGCGCGGCGTCGCCGGTTTCCCGGACTTCCCTTCAGGCGTCCACCACGAACACGTACCTAGTCGATAA
- a CDS encoding MGH1-like glycoside hydrolase domain-containing protein, producing MPDAPDQPTKLQSDADRIHAYRSEIKSGLLRPAAGMLTRPYLSAGTGQTYPDLTDWDAIWAGAAYLIDGDAEPLRNSLLNLLEHIGPDGKGQRRIGKDRYSAPPYQIRPFLAAGCFVLSRETDDVTWLGPEGFEQLEAYLLYRHSHNMGREGLLTWLHIDEGFGDNATANWAWEPNVVEAVDLNAQMVYEHTAFAWLATRVGDERRASRHTAYARRLAASINRLLWNEEDAFYYSLYIPPLRQSPSQHISAAHASNLWPLWLGIVPDTRARRIIDRYVLSAEHMWSDYGIRSLSRSSRHYNNAHNGIAMPIGHHAMQGPAIDTATCSNWQGPVWALHNYFAVQYLRRYGYFDEAREVAARIMTLHAASLEEHGAYFENFDAETGSGLAALGIGSWGLMLPQLVSDLETGSDWWLRGLELPQAEDDAGGHPS from the coding sequence ATGCCCGACGCTCCCGACCAGCCGACGAAGCTCCAGTCAGACGCCGACCGGATCCATGCGTACCGCTCCGAGATCAAGAGTGGCTTGCTACGGCCAGCAGCCGGCATGCTGACGCGACCGTACTTGTCCGCAGGGACTGGACAGACCTACCCGGACCTCACGGACTGGGACGCGATCTGGGCGGGCGCGGCGTACCTGATCGACGGAGACGCCGAGCCGCTCCGCAACAGCCTCCTCAACCTGCTCGAGCACATCGGCCCCGACGGCAAGGGCCAGCGGCGGATCGGGAAGGACCGGTACAGCGCTCCGCCGTACCAGATCCGCCCGTTCCTCGCCGCGGGTTGCTTCGTGCTCTCGCGCGAGACCGACGACGTCACGTGGCTCGGGCCTGAGGGCTTCGAGCAGCTCGAGGCCTACCTGCTGTACCGGCACTCCCACAACATGGGACGCGAGGGCCTCCTCACGTGGCTGCACATCGACGAAGGCTTCGGCGACAACGCGACGGCGAACTGGGCCTGGGAGCCGAACGTCGTCGAAGCCGTTGACCTCAATGCCCAGATGGTCTACGAGCACACCGCGTTCGCCTGGCTGGCTACGCGAGTCGGCGACGAACGCCGGGCATCGCGCCACACCGCATACGCGAGGCGCCTTGCAGCGAGCATCAACAGGCTGCTCTGGAACGAGGAGGACGCGTTCTACTACAGCCTCTACATTCCGCCGCTGCGGCAGTCGCCCTCTCAGCACATCAGTGCCGCGCATGCGTCCAACCTGTGGCCGCTCTGGCTCGGCATCGTCCCGGATACCCGCGCTCGGCGAATCATCGACCGGTACGTTCTCTCCGCCGAACACATGTGGAGCGACTACGGCATCCGGTCGCTGAGTAGGTCCTCGCGGCACTACAACAATGCGCACAACGGGATCGCCATGCCGATCGGACATCACGCGATGCAAGGTCCCGCGATCGACACCGCAACGTGCTCGAACTGGCAAGGCCCCGTGTGGGCGCTCCACAACTACTTCGCCGTCCAGTACCTGCGCCGCTACGGCTACTTCGATGAAGCGCGCGAGGTCGCGGCGCGGATCATGACGTTGCACGCGGCTTCCCTCGAGGAGCACGGCGCCTACTTCGAGAACTTCGATGCCGAGACCGGGAGTGGCCTCGCAGCTCTGGGCATCGGCAGTTGGGGACTGATGCTGCCCCAGCTGGTCTCCGACCTCGAGACCGGTAGCGACTGGTGGTTGCGCGGTCTCGAGCTCCCCCAGGCCGAGGACGACGCAGGCGGGCATCCCTCATGA
- a CDS encoding ABC transporter substrate-binding protein has protein sequence MRDSTLQNMPRRNFLVLGGGALATSFLVSGCDLLDEGGDGGNGTSAEKGAEAPDLAARVEAGDLPPVEERLPSAPSVVEPVDRVGIYGGSWRTAMLGAANSGAWVDFTIGGEYLVTFQPNTTDMTAQGVVANVAESFEYSDDSTQYTFTLREGMRWSDGEPLTADDIMFWYEAVFLNDDLYPAKTSWLTSAGEPVVVEKLDDYTVTFTFAQPNGLFLSKMAQEGDQITRSPKHYLSQFHPDYADDIDALIAEEGASSWVELFAAKGGTFDTRYNNPELPTLSAWVLDHGLNEDVQEFVATRNPYYWKVDPEGSQLPYIDTVNFPVYSDVEALTLNAINGELDFHFPNIGQSTNKPLFAENREDGNYDFISIERSHSVAPVIQLNLAHQDAVKREIFQNKDFRIGLSHAINRQAIIDAVYARQGEPYQASPRPSSEFYDEEMAHQYTEYDVDLANEFLDRAGYTETNGNGIRLGPDGNPISFEVEAMVQRTPDVDSMQFVKDDWQAVGIEITIKSEDPSLYTERLNGNQHDAAVHFATGGLNALVEPSMYFPFGPFSRYALPWMQWYTSRGEAGEEPIEPVKRQMELYDELTTVADADRQKEILTEILQIAKEEFYTIGISLWADAFGIVKNDFHNVPENLVTGAYPNPASTNPCQYFRE, from the coding sequence ATGCGAGACAGCACACTGCAGAACATGCCGCGCCGGAACTTCCTCGTACTGGGAGGTGGGGCGCTTGCCACCTCCTTCCTCGTCAGCGGCTGCGACCTCTTGGACGAGGGGGGTGACGGCGGGAACGGCACCTCGGCTGAGAAGGGAGCCGAGGCGCCCGACCTCGCCGCCCGGGTGGAGGCAGGCGACCTTCCCCCGGTCGAGGAACGCCTTCCGTCCGCTCCGTCGGTCGTCGAACCGGTCGATCGCGTAGGGATCTACGGCGGGTCGTGGCGCACGGCGATGCTCGGCGCCGCCAACAGCGGTGCCTGGGTGGACTTCACCATCGGCGGCGAGTACCTGGTCACGTTCCAGCCGAACACCACAGACATGACCGCACAGGGCGTGGTCGCCAACGTGGCGGAGTCGTTCGAGTACAGCGACGACAGCACGCAGTACACGTTCACCCTGCGCGAGGGGATGCGGTGGTCCGACGGCGAGCCGTTGACCGCCGACGACATCATGTTCTGGTACGAGGCCGTCTTCCTCAACGACGACCTCTACCCGGCCAAGACATCGTGGCTCACCTCGGCCGGTGAACCCGTGGTGGTGGAGAAGCTCGACGACTACACGGTCACGTTCACCTTCGCGCAACCGAACGGCCTCTTCCTGTCGAAGATGGCCCAGGAGGGCGATCAGATCACTCGGTCCCCGAAGCACTACCTCTCCCAGTTCCACCCGGACTACGCCGACGACATCGACGCCCTGATCGCCGAGGAGGGCGCCAGTAGCTGGGTCGAGCTATTCGCCGCGAAGGGAGGAACCTTCGATACGCGGTACAACAACCCGGAACTGCCGACGCTCTCCGCGTGGGTCCTCGACCACGGCCTGAACGAGGACGTCCAGGAGTTCGTCGCCACTCGGAACCCGTACTACTGGAAGGTCGACCCCGAGGGGAGCCAGCTGCCCTACATCGACACGGTCAACTTCCCGGTCTACTCCGACGTCGAGGCCCTCACGCTCAATGCGATCAACGGAGAACTCGACTTCCATTTCCCGAACATCGGCCAGTCGACCAACAAGCCCTTGTTCGCCGAGAACCGCGAGGATGGCAACTACGACTTCATCAGTATCGAGCGATCGCACTCGGTAGCGCCCGTCATCCAGCTCAACCTCGCCCACCAAGACGCGGTCAAGCGGGAGATCTTCCAGAACAAGGATTTCCGCATCGGGCTCTCCCATGCGATCAACCGCCAGGCGATCATCGACGCCGTCTATGCCCGCCAGGGCGAGCCCTACCAGGCGTCGCCTCGGCCGTCGTCGGAGTTCTACGACGAGGAAATGGCTCACCAGTACACCGAGTACGACGTCGACCTCGCCAACGAGTTCCTCGATCGGGCCGGCTACACCGAGACGAACGGGAACGGGATCCGCCTCGGGCCCGACGGAAACCCGATCTCCTTCGAGGTCGAGGCCATGGTCCAGCGAACGCCCGACGTCGACTCGATGCAGTTCGTCAAAGACGACTGGCAGGCCGTCGGCATCGAGATCACCATCAAGTCCGAGGACCCGTCGCTCTACACCGAGCGGCTGAACGGCAATCAGCACGATGCTGCTGTCCACTTCGCCACCGGCGGGCTGAATGCTCTGGTCGAACCGAGCATGTACTTCCCCTTCGGCCCGTTCAGCAGGTACGCCCTCCCGTGGATGCAGTGGTACACCAGCCGGGGCGAGGCGGGCGAGGAGCCGATCGAACCAGTCAAGCGGCAGATGGAGCTGTACGACGAGCTCACCACCGTCGCCGATGCCGATCGGCAGAAAGAAATCCTCACGGAGATCCTGCAGATCGCCAAGGAGGAGTTCTACACGATCGGCATCTCCCTGTGGGCCGACGCATTCGGGATCGTCAAGAACGACTTCCACAACGTCCCCGAGAACCTGGTGACCGGGGCATACCCGAATCCGGCAAGCACCAATCCCTGCCAGTACTTCCGCGAGTAG
- a CDS encoding ABC transporter permease: MLSFLGRRVLYMVPTLFLISIAAFVIIQLPPGDYATSYVARLEAEGQSVDTAQLEALQSRYGLGDPMLAQYWKWISGIVFHLDFGYSFEYAAPVGGLLADRLPLTVLLSLSTLLFTWAVALPIGVYSALKQYSVGDYIVTTIGFLGLATPNFLLALIMMWLAFSTFGLSVGTNNLPTLIIAIIVLGTAGTAGLIRILRANLLDELRKPYVVAARAQGMAEGPLLLRYPLRVALNPFISTIGWLLPGIIGGEVIVAQVANLSTIGPLLLGALRSQDMYLAGSIILITAVLTVIGTLLSDLALAWADPRVRLRTVGGGA, translated from the coding sequence GTGTTGAGCTTTTTGGGTCGGCGGGTGCTGTACATGGTGCCGACTCTGTTCCTGATCTCGATCGCGGCGTTCGTGATCATCCAGTTGCCGCCCGGCGACTATGCGACGTCGTACGTGGCGCGTTTGGAGGCTGAGGGGCAGAGTGTCGACACGGCGCAGCTGGAGGCGCTGCAAAGTCGGTACGGTCTCGGTGATCCGATGCTGGCGCAGTACTGGAAGTGGATCTCGGGGATCGTGTTCCATCTGGACTTCGGCTACTCGTTCGAGTACGCGGCGCCGGTGGGGGGCCTGTTGGCGGATCGCCTGCCGTTGACGGTCCTCTTGTCGTTGTCGACGTTGCTGTTCACGTGGGCGGTGGCATTGCCGATCGGGGTGTACTCGGCGTTGAAGCAGTACTCGGTGGGTGACTACATCGTCACGACTATCGGCTTCTTGGGGTTGGCGACACCGAACTTCCTGCTCGCTCTGATCATGATGTGGCTGGCGTTCTCGACGTTCGGGTTGAGCGTGGGGACGAACAACCTGCCCACACTCATCATCGCGATCATCGTGCTCGGCACTGCCGGGACGGCAGGGTTGATCCGGATCCTTCGGGCGAACTTGTTGGACGAGCTGCGCAAGCCCTATGTGGTGGCGGCCCGGGCGCAGGGCATGGCCGAAGGCCCATTGTTGTTGCGCTACCCGCTGCGCGTGGCGCTGAACCCGTTCATCTCCACCATTGGGTGGTTGCTGCCCGGGATCATCGGCGGTGAGGTCATCGTGGCGCAGGTCGCCAACCTGAGCACCATCGGCCCGCTGTTGCTGGGTGCGTTGCGCAGTCAGGACATGTATCTGGCCGGGTCGATCATCCTGATCACCGCGGTGCTCACGGTGATCGGGACGCTGCTCTCGGACCTGGCGTTGGCCTGGGCTGATCCGAGGGTGCGGCTACGCACGGTGGGAGGTGGCGCATGA
- a CDS encoding ABC transporter permease has translation MNAQVSMQTPGIDSQGEPGGVPTDTGTRRGRKGAGAAKASQWRLIARRFRKHRLAMIGLIMTLFLYVVAAFAAFIAPYGSGDLNAEFTYAPPTPLQVVDTSGDGWDWGLYYHGYSVEQDPETLALAFTVDESVKVPVELFAEGPEYRFWGLFTTNVHLIGPADPDTAHPMYLWGADRLGHDLFSRVVLGTQISMSVGLVGVSLAFVLGITLGGLSGYFGGRVDTLIQRIIETFMAIPTLPLWLGLAAAVPRDWGPVQQYLAITVVLSLVGWTGLAREVRGRFLSLREEDFVTAAKLDGAGKPTIIFSHMLPSFTSHLIATLTLSIPAMILAETALSFLGIGLQPPTVSWGVLLQEAQNLRAIATAPWLMLPGAAVVVAVLSLNFLGDGLRDSADPYR, from the coding sequence ATGAACGCGCAGGTCAGTATGCAGACACCAGGGATCGACTCCCAGGGCGAGCCCGGCGGGGTACCCACCGACACCGGAACGCGCCGGGGCCGCAAGGGGGCCGGCGCAGCGAAGGCGTCGCAGTGGCGCCTGATCGCGCGGCGGTTCCGCAAACATCGGCTGGCGATGATCGGCCTGATCATGACGCTGTTCCTGTACGTCGTTGCGGCGTTCGCGGCGTTCATCGCGCCGTATGGCAGCGGAGACCTGAATGCGGAGTTCACGTACGCGCCGCCGACTCCATTGCAGGTGGTGGATACCTCCGGCGACGGGTGGGACTGGGGCCTGTATTACCACGGCTACTCGGTCGAGCAGGACCCGGAGACGCTGGCGTTGGCGTTCACGGTGGACGAGTCGGTGAAGGTTCCGGTGGAACTCTTCGCCGAAGGACCGGAGTATCGGTTCTGGGGGTTGTTCACCACGAATGTGCATCTGATCGGGCCGGCCGATCCGGACACAGCCCACCCGATGTACCTGTGGGGCGCGGACCGGTTGGGGCATGACCTGTTCTCCCGGGTGGTGCTGGGTACGCAGATCTCGATGTCGGTGGGCCTGGTCGGTGTGTCGTTGGCGTTCGTGCTTGGGATCACCCTCGGCGGGTTGTCCGGCTACTTCGGTGGCCGGGTCGACACGCTGATCCAGCGCATCATCGAGACGTTCATGGCGATCCCGACGCTGCCGTTGTGGCTCGGCCTAGCGGCCGCGGTCCCGCGGGATTGGGGCCCGGTACAGCAGTATCTGGCCATCACGGTGGTGCTCTCGTTGGTGGGCTGGACCGGGTTGGCCCGTGAAGTCCGGGGCCGGTTTCTCTCGCTGCGTGAGGAGGATTTCGTCACGGCGGCGAAGCTGGACGGTGCGGGGAAGCCCACGATCATCTTCTCCCACATGCTGCCGTCGTTCACCTCGCACCTGATCGCGACGCTGACGCTGTCGATCCCGGCGATGATCTTGGCCGAGACTGCGCTCTCCTTCCTCGGTATCGGCCTCCAGCCGCCGACGGTCTCCTGGGGCGTGCTGTTGCAGGAGGCGCAGAACCTGCGGGCGATCGCCACCGCGCCGTGGTTGATGCTGCCCGGCGCTGCCGTGGTCGTGGCCGTCCTGTCCCTGAACTTCCTCGGCGACGGACTGCGGGACAGCGCCGACCCGTACCGATGA
- a CDS encoding ABC transporter ATP-binding protein yields the protein MTQTASAPTDGGNVLSVDGLRTYFHTDDGVVKAADGVTFTVPRGRTMCVVGESGCGKSITARSIAGLVDAPGRVEGGTVRFQREPNGEVVDLAALDPRGAEIREIRGGQIGFVFQEPGASLSPMYTIGAQLSRAIRLHQPISKAEAKEQAIDHLRRVGIPRADKRFDAYPFQLSGGMNQRAMIAIALANDPALLIADEPTTALDVTTQARILDLLAELQDETGMSMLFITHDLGVVAEIADDVTVMYLGTVVERGSVTDIFDRPQHPYTKALLESIPSISPENRGKKLPAISGIVPHPSERPDGCPFHTRCAVAISGLCDTTAPPVIEQNDGRLAACHLLDPDRPEGPSDSGTKPAPDAETAAAPAAAPATADAPAQAETPSDKGRRGSDEPLLSVRDLRVHFPIRSGFFSRVTGKVHAVDGVDLDIRQGETLGLVGESGCGKTTLGRTIVRAIDPTEGTITYHPGGEDIDLTALDNNALRRYRGEIRMIFQDPFTSLNPRKNLLQIVGEPLTKIKQEDDSSIEDEVASMLRRVGLRPEYLRRYPHAFSGGERQRVNIARALITRPRLVVADEAVSALDVSVRAQILNLLGDLQEEYDLTYLFISHDLSVVEHLCDRVAVMYLGRVVEQADTDELFTAPRHPYTEALFSAVPQPDPHRRDDGRRVRLNDELPDPTNPPAGCPFHTRCPHRRDELCDSDIPMLSELAPAHRAACHYPLETTGDEEREKA from the coding sequence ATGACCCAGACCGCATCCGCGCCGACCGACGGCGGCAATGTCCTGTCCGTCGACGGCCTGCGGACCTATTTTCACACCGACGACGGGGTGGTCAAGGCTGCCGACGGCGTCACCTTTACCGTGCCGCGGGGCAGGACCATGTGCGTGGTCGGGGAGTCGGGGTGCGGCAAGTCCATCACGGCACGCTCGATCGCGGGGCTGGTCGACGCCCCCGGGCGCGTCGAGGGGGGCACCGTCAGGTTCCAGCGCGAACCGAACGGTGAGGTGGTCGACCTCGCTGCCCTCGATCCCCGAGGTGCGGAGATTCGCGAGATCCGTGGCGGTCAGATCGGGTTCGTCTTCCAGGAGCCGGGTGCCTCGCTGTCGCCGATGTACACGATCGGTGCCCAGCTCTCCCGGGCGATCCGCTTGCACCAGCCCATCTCGAAGGCAGAGGCCAAGGAACAGGCGATCGATCACCTGCGTCGTGTCGGTATCCCGCGCGCCGACAAGCGATTCGACGCGTACCCGTTCCAACTCTCGGGCGGGATGAACCAGCGCGCGATGATCGCCATCGCTCTGGCGAACGACCCGGCTCTGTTGATCGCCGATGAGCCGACCACCGCACTCGACGTGACCACCCAGGCGAGGATCCTCGACCTGCTCGCCGAGCTCCAGGACGAGACCGGCATGTCGATGTTGTTCATCACCCACGACCTCGGTGTCGTCGCCGAGATCGCGGACGACGTCACCGTGATGTACCTCGGCACCGTCGTCGAACGCGGCAGTGTGACGGACATCTTCGACCGGCCGCAGCATCCTTACACCAAGGCTCTGCTCGAATCGATCCCGTCGATCTCACCCGAGAACCGCGGGAAGAAGCTCCCCGCCATCTCCGGGATCGTTCCTCACCCGAGCGAACGCCCCGACGGGTGTCCGTTCCACACCCGATGCGCCGTCGCGATCTCCGGTCTGTGCGACACGACCGCGCCGCCGGTGATCGAGCAGAACGACGGGCGCCTCGCCGCCTGCCACCTTCTGGACCCCGACCGTCCGGAGGGCCCGTCCGACTCGGGCACGAAGCCAGCACCCGACGCGGAGACGGCGGCTGCACCCGCGGCTGCACCCGCCACCGCGGACGCACCCGCCCAGGCCGAGACGCCGTCGGACAAGGGACGGCGAGGCAGCGACGAACCGTTGCTCTCCGTACGGGACCTCCGGGTGCACTTCCCGATCCGTAGCGGCTTCTTCAGCCGAGTCACCGGCAAGGTCCACGCCGTCGACGGGGTCGACCTGGACATCCGTCAGGGCGAGACCCTCGGCCTGGTCGGAGAATCCGGCTGCGGCAAGACCACCTTGGGGCGCACCATCGTGCGGGCCATCGACCCCACCGAGGGCACGATCACCTACCACCCGGGCGGTGAGGACATTGACCTGACCGCCCTGGACAACAACGCGCTGCGCCGCTACCGCGGTGAGATCCGCATGATTTTCCAGGACCCGTTCACCTCGCTGAACCCCCGGAAGAACCTGTTGCAGATCGTCGGTGAGCCGCTGACCAAGATCAAGCAGGAGGACGACTCCAGCATCGAGGACGAGGTCGCAAGTATGTTGCGGCGTGTCGGGCTGCGCCCGGAGTATTTGCGCCGTTACCCGCACGCGTTCTCCGGTGGTGAGCGCCAGCGCGTGAACATCGCCCGCGCCCTGATCACCCGGCCGCGGCTGGTGGTCGCCGACGAGGCCGTCTCCGCGCTGGACGTGTCGGTGCGGGCGCAGATCCTCAACCTGCTGGGAGACCTCCAGGAGGAGTACGACCTGACGTACCTGTTCATCTCCCACGACCTCTCCGTCGTCGAGCATCTCTGCGACCGAGTCGCCGTGATGTACCTCGGTCGCGTGGTGGAGCAGGCTGACACCGACGAACTGTTCACAGCGCCGCGTCATCCCTACACCGAGGCGCTCTTCTCGGCGGTGCCCCAGCCTGACCCCCACCGGCGCGATGACGGCCGGCGCGTCCGCCTCAACGACGAGCTGCCCGACCCGACCAACCCGCCCGCCGGCTGCCCGTTCCACACTCGATGCCCGCACCGTCGCGACGAGCTCTGCGACTCGGACATTCCCATGCTCAGCGAACTGGCTCCGGCCCACCGCGCCGCCTGCCACTACCCACTCGAAACAACCGGCGACGAGGAACGAGAGAAGGCATGA